The following are encoded together in the Acanthochromis polyacanthus isolate Apoly-LR-REF ecotype Palm Island chromosome 14, KAUST_Apoly_ChrSc, whole genome shotgun sequence genome:
- the LOC110969173 gene encoding gamma-crystallin M3-like isoform X2, protein MSNSGMNMRGKIIFYEDRNFQGRSYECMSDCSDMSSVLSRCHSARVESGCFMVYDRPNFMGNQYLMRRGEYADYMSMMGMRECIRSCRMIPMHRGQFRMRIYERENFAGQMTELMDDCDNIMDRFRMSDCMSCNVMDGHWLMYEQPHFRGRMMYLRPGEYRSFREMGMSGMRFMSMRRIMDSCM, encoded by the exons ATGAGCAACTCCGGCATGAACATGAGGGGCAAG ATCATCTTCTACGAGGACAGGAACTTCCAGGGTCGTTCCTATGAGTGCATGAGCGACTGCTCTGACATGTCCTCTGTCCTGAGCAGGTGTCACTCTGCCAGGGTGGAGAGCGGCTGCTTCATGGTCTACGACCGCCCCAACTTCATGGGAAACCAGTATCTGATGAGGAGGGGCGAGTACGCCGACTACATGAGCATGATGGGCATGAGGGAGTGCATCAGGTCCTGCCGTATGATCCCCATG CACAGAGGCCAGTTCAGGATGAGGATCTATGAGAGGGAGAACTTCGCCGGTCAGATGACTGAGCTGATGGACGACTGCGACAACATCATGGACCGTTTCCGCATGTCCGACTGCATGTCCTGCAACGTGATGGACGGCCACTGGCTGATGTACGAGCAGCCCCACTTCAGAGGCAGGATGATGTACCTGAGGCCTGGAGAGTACAGGAGCTTCAGGGAGATGGGAATGAGCGGCATGAGGTTCATGAGCATGAGGCGCATCATGGACTCCTGCATGTAA
- the LOC110969173 gene encoding gamma-crystallin M3-like isoform X1, which yields MVQGCVVLNASCVRSCPNIIFYEDRNFQGRSYECMSDCSDMSSVLSRCHSARVESGCFMVYDRPNFMGNQYLMRRGEYADYMSMMGMRECIRSCRMIPMHRGQFRMRIYERENFAGQMTELMDDCDNIMDRFRMSDCMSCNVMDGHWLMYEQPHFRGRMMYLRPGEYRSFREMGMSGMRFMSMRRIMDSCM from the exons ATCATCTTCTACGAGGACAGGAACTTCCAGGGTCGTTCCTATGAGTGCATGAGCGACTGCTCTGACATGTCCTCTGTCCTGAGCAGGTGTCACTCTGCCAGGGTGGAGAGCGGCTGCTTCATGGTCTACGACCGCCCCAACTTCATGGGAAACCAGTATCTGATGAGGAGGGGCGAGTACGCCGACTACATGAGCATGATGGGCATGAGGGAGTGCATCAGGTCCTGCCGTATGATCCCCATG CACAGAGGCCAGTTCAGGATGAGGATCTATGAGAGGGAGAACTTCGCCGGTCAGATGACTGAGCTGATGGACGACTGCGACAACATCATGGACCGTTTCCGCATGTCCGACTGCATGTCCTGCAACGTGATGGACGGCCACTGGCTGATGTACGAGCAGCCCCACTTCAGAGGCAGGATGATGTACCTGAGGCCTGGAGAGTACAGGAGCTTCAGGGAGATGGGAATGAGCGGCATGAGGTTCATGAGCATGAGGCGCATCATGGACTCCTGCATGTAA
- the LOC110969163 gene encoding gamma-crystallin M3-like isoform X1, whose product MSTTDMSMGMGKIIFYEDRNFQGRSYECMSDCPDMSSYLSRCQSCRVESGCFMVYERPNFMGNQFFMRRGEYSDYMSMMGMSSGIRSCRMIPMHRGQFRMRIYERENFGGQMTELMDDCDNIQDRYRMSDCMSSQVMDGHWLMYEQPHFRGRMMYLRPGEYRSFREMGMSGMRFMSMRRIMDMC is encoded by the exons ATGTCTACCACCGACATGAGCATGGGCATGGGCAAG ATCATCTTCTACGAGGACAGGAACTTCCAGGGTCGCTCCTATGAGTGCATGAGCGACTGCCCCGACATGTCCTCCTACCTGAGCAGGTGTCAGTCCTGCAGGGTGGAGAGCGGCTGCTTCATGGTTTACGAGAGGCCCAACTTCATGGGAAACCAGTTCTTCATGAGGAGGGGCGAGTACTCCGACTACATGAGCATGATGGGCATGAGCAGCGGCATCAGGTCCTGCCGTATGATCCCCATG CACAGAGGTCAGTTCAGGATGAGGATCTATGAGAGGGAGAACTTCGGAGGTCAGATGACTGAGCTGATGGACGACTGCGACAACATCCAGGACCGTTACCGCATGTCCGACTGCATGTCCTCCCAGGTGATGGACGGCCACTGGCTGATGTACGAGCAGCCCCACTTCAGAGGCAGGATGATGTACCTGAGGCCTGGAGAGTACAGGAGCTTCAGGGAGATGGGAATGAGCGGCATGAGGTTCATGAGCATGAGGCGCATCATGGACATGTGTTAG
- the LOC110969163 gene encoding gamma-crystallin M3-like isoform X2 → MSTTDMSMGMGKIIFYEDRNFQGRSYECMSDCSDMSSYLSRCQSCRVESGCFVVYERPNYMGQQYFLRRGEYSDYQRLMGLSDCIRSCRMIPMYKGNYRIRIYERENFGGQMSELMDDCDNIQDRYRMSDCMSAHVMDGHWLMYEQPHFRGRMIYLRPGEYRSFREMGYDNWRFSSVRRITESC, encoded by the exons ATGTCTACCACCGACATGAGCATGGGCATGGGCAAG ATCATCTTCTACGAGGACAGGAACTTCCAGGGTCGCTCCTATGAATGTATGAGCGACTGTTCCGACATGTCCTCCTACCTGAGCAGGTGTCAGTCCTGCCGGGTGGAGAGCGGCTGCTTTGTGGTCTACGAGAGGCCCAACTACATGGGTCAGCAGTACTTCCTGAGGAGGGGAGAGTACTCTGACTACCAGCGTTTGATGGGTTTAAGTGACTGCATCCGGTCCTGCCGTATGATCCCCATG TACAAAGGTAACTACAGAATCAGGATCTATGAGCGGGAGAACTTTGGAGGTCAGATGTCTGAGCTGATGGACGACTGCGACAACATCCAGGACCGTTACCGCATGTCCGACTGCATGTCTGCCCACGTGATGGACGGCCACTGGCTGATGTATGAGCAGCCCCACTTCAGAGGCAGGATGATCTACCTGAGGCCTGGAGAGTACAGGAGCTTCAGGGAGATGGGATACGACAACTGGAGATTCAGCTCCGTCAGACGCATCACTGAATCCTGCTAA
- the LOC110969163 gene encoding gamma-crystallin M3-like isoform X3, giving the protein MHGKIIFYEDRNFQGRSYECMSDCSDMSSYLSRCQSCRVESGCFVVYERPNYMGQQYFLRRGEYSDYQRLMGLSDCIRSCRMIPMYKGNYRIRIYERENFGGQMSELMDDCDNIQDRYRMSDCMSAHVMDGHWLMYEQPHFRGRMIYLRPGEYRSFREMGYDNWRFSSVRRITESC; this is encoded by the exons ATGCACGGCAAG ATCATCTTCTACGAGGACAGGAACTTCCAGGGTCGCTCCTATGAATGTATGAGCGACTGTTCCGACATGTCCTCCTACCTGAGCAGGTGTCAGTCCTGCCGGGTGGAGAGCGGCTGCTTTGTGGTCTACGAGAGGCCCAACTACATGGGTCAGCAGTACTTCCTGAGGAGGGGAGAGTACTCTGACTACCAGCGTTTGATGGGTTTAAGTGACTGCATCCGGTCCTGCCGTATGATCCCCATG TACAAAGGTAACTACAGAATCAGGATCTATGAGCGGGAGAACTTTGGAGGTCAGATGTCTGAGCTGATGGACGACTGCGACAACATCCAGGACCGTTACCGCATGTCCGACTGCATGTCTGCCCACGTGATGGACGGCCACTGGCTGATGTATGAGCAGCCCCACTTCAGAGGCAGGATGATCTACCTGAGGCCTGGAGAGTACAGGAGCTTCAGGGAGATGGGATACGACAACTGGAGATTCAGCTCCGTCAGACGCATCACTGAATCCTGCTAA